A DNA window from Roseovarius sp. Pro17 contains the following coding sequences:
- the pdxH gene encoding pyridoxamine 5'-phosphate oxidase has product MTDRTGKFAGDDPFQIARRWLGEAEGTEPNDPNAIALATVDPDGLPNMRMVLLKEIADDGFVFYTNYDSAKGQELAASGKAGFVMHWKTLRRQIRVRGPVTRQEGAEADAYYASRSLKSRLGAWASRQSQPLKSRGALMAEVAKVSARHGLNPPRPPFWGGFKITPVEIEFWADGDYRLHDRFVWRRGDTDTPWDVTRLNP; this is encoded by the coding sequence ATGACCGACCGGACCGGAAAATTTGCAGGCGATGACCCCTTTCAGATTGCGCGCCGGTGGCTGGGCGAGGCCGAAGGAACCGAGCCGAACGATCCCAACGCCATCGCACTGGCGACGGTCGATCCCGACGGCTTGCCCAATATGCGCATGGTCCTGCTTAAGGAGATCGCCGACGACGGCTTTGTCTTTTACACCAATTACGATAGCGCCAAGGGGCAGGAACTGGCCGCCAGCGGCAAGGCCGGGTTCGTCATGCACTGGAAGACGCTACGCCGCCAGATCCGGGTGCGCGGCCCCGTGACACGGCAGGAGGGCGCCGAGGCCGACGCCTACTACGCCTCCCGGTCGCTCAAAAGCCGGCTGGGCGCGTGGGCGTCGCGCCAATCACAGCCCCTCAAGAGTCGTGGTGCGCTGATGGCCGAGGTCGCCAAAGTGTCGGCGCGGCACGGCCTCAATCCGCCACGCCCCCCCTTCTGGGGAGGGTTCAAAATCACGCCAGTTGAGATCGAATTCTGGGCCGATGGCGACTATCGCCTGCACGACCGCTTTGTCTGGCGACGAGGCGACACGGACACGCCATGGGACGTCAC